Sequence from the Terriglobia bacterium genome:
CTGAAGTTGCCGGTAATCTGACCCGAATCGCTAATCTGGCTTTGAATCTCAGGAGCGGATTGAATCTTGTGGTCAAGAACAATGGCAAGCTGTTTGTGGAGGTTTTGCTGGGTGACTTGAGAGAATCGAACCGCCCCGGCATTGTTGAGGGTGAATCCCACTGCGGGCCGGCCATTTTCGTCCAGTTGGGGTCGGGCTCCCTTCAAATCGCGGCCCGTGATCGAGGCCACGCGGTCGACGAAGTACCATTGTTCTGTGGAAGGCTGGCCGGGTGCAGATTTCTCCACTGATTTCAAGAGTTCCAAATCGGGGGGGACCGTGTTTCCGTGACCCGCCAAAGCGGCTTGTTGAGTCGGGAAGGGACCATCCTTGACGATTTTCAATTCCAGGATCGCGGGTTGGCCGATCACGCGGTCGACCTTTTCGGGATCATCCATCCCAGGCAGTTGTACCAGAACTTCATATGAACCTGCAGACCGTTCTTGAATGACGGGTTCGGTGACTCCCAAGGCATCGATCCGGTTGCGAAGCGTCTGGACCGTCTGCTTTACGGCTTCCGTGCGCAACTCGGATTCCACCGACGGCTTCATCCCCAGGGTAAAGCCACTGACATCGCCCGCCAATGAAGAGAGGTCCCACGAGCCGGTAAACTTGTCGTTGAACATCTCCCGGAAATCGGCGGCACGCGAAGAATCAATCCCCCGGACCTCGACGTGGTCCAGATCGCGCTTTCGCAGGTCGGCCGAGGTGATTTGCCGGTTCAACAGTTCCGTCCGAATCAATTCAATGGTCTGATCCGTCTCAGCATTGATCGCATCATCCGTCATGACCTGGATGATGAGATAAGTGCCCCCTTTCAGATCCAGGCCGAGCTGAATGCGCTCGGAGAAATTCTGCTTAATCGCGCTCCATGACCCCGGGACGTGGGGATACCCAATAAAGCCATAGAGGCAGCCGATAATGATCAAGCCGTAAATAAGGGCTTTCCATTTCAAATTCTTGTCCATGGGGCAATTCTACCTTCCCTTAACAATCTCTCGAAGTTCAACCTCTGACTTGCTTTGTCCTTCTGTAAACACAACTCCGCCGTTTTTGACTTCGGCTGTCTTGCGAGTCGGAGGGGGTCACTCGTGAAGTCTGCCACCCGGTGCTGTGGACCTTCCACTGTCCCACTACGACTCTTTGGCATCCTCGGGAGATTGCATGCCCACGACCGCACTCTTGAGCATGCGCACTTTGACCTGATCGGCCACGCGAAGCGACACCGTGCTATCGTCCAGGCTCACAATGGTCCCGAGCATTCCGCCCGAAGTGACCACCTTATCGCCCGACTTGAGGTTTGTGAGCATTTCGCGGGTTTTCTTTTGTCGTCGCTGCGCGGGAAGGATGAGGAGGAAATAGAAAATAAAGCCAATTGCGATCAGTGGAAGAAAACCGACTAGCGTAGAACTGCCCCCTGACGCCTGGGCCAGTAAATTCAAGGTCGCACTACTCAATGGGCATTCCTCAAATCAGATGGGTGTTGGGATTTCAAACAGGACTGTTTCGGGTCGTGTGCGGGCAATGCGCTTCGCAGCCAATCCCTGGGCGGAACCTGTCGTCTCCCCCGAAACGGAAACAGCGGAACCTCAATCCGATGTTCCTGATTGTCTCCACTCCGACAGGAATTTCATCGCAAACTCTGCGAAGCGAGAAGACGCAATAGATTGCCTGATTCGCTCCATAGTGTCAAGATAAAAGTAGAGGTTATGGTAGGTGTTGAGGACCGCGGAGAGCACTTCATTTTGATGAAACAGGTGGCGCAAATAGGCCCGAGAATATCTTTTGCAGACGAAGCACTCACACCGGTCATCGATCGGCTTTTCGCTCTCTTTATGAACCTCATTCTTGATGACAATATGCCCGTCGTGGGTGAACAGCCATCCGTTCCGGGCATTCCGCGTGGGAAGGACACAATCGAACATATCAATGCCACGGCGGACGCCCTCGACCAAGTCGGCCGGAGTCCCCAC
This genomic interval carries:
- the secD gene encoding protein translocase subunit SecD → MDKNLKWKALIYGLIIIGCLYGFIGYPHVPGSWSAIKQNFSERIQLGLDLKGGTYLIIQVMTDDAINAETDQTIELIRTELLNRQITSADLRKRDLDHVEVRGIDSSRAADFREMFNDKFTGSWDLSSLAGDVSGFTLGMKPSVESELRTEAVKQTVQTLRNRIDALGVTEPVIQERSAGSYEVLVQLPGMDDPEKVDRVIGQPAILELKIVKDGPFPTQQAALAGHGNTVPPDLELLKSVEKSAPGQPSTEQWYFVDRVASITGRDLKGARPQLDENGRPAVGFTLNNAGAVRFSQVTQQNLHKQLAIVLDHKIQSAPEIQSQISDSGQITGNFSQVQAEELALVLRSGALPASLKYLQKVTVGPSLGNDSIREGILASIVGLAMVVVFMVIYYKLSGVNAVTALLFNLIILLAALAYFGATLTLPGIAGVILTIGMAVDSNVLVFERIREELRLGKNVVSAIDRGFSNAFRTIIDTHVTTIVSALFLFLFGTGPVKGFAVTLTVGLAANVFTAVYVSRLIFDWHVSNQPRSATLSI
- the yajC gene encoding preprotein translocase subunit YajC, whose translation is MSSATLNLLAQASGGSSTLVGFLPLIAIGFIFYFLLILPAQRRQKKTREMLTNLKSGDKVVTSGGMLGTIVSLDDSTVSLRVADQVKVRMLKSAVVGMQSPEDAKES